A DNA window from Acetobacter aceti NBRC 14818 contains the following coding sequences:
- the ftsL gene encoding cell division protein FtsL, which translates to MFRPFTFFCALLAGSSGMYLYTKKHQTTVLDQQISKIVGDTQHIRQQTAVLQTQWALLNQPDRLNHLAARFDSSLKPMEPKQFVRMTDLKQHLPPAVSVHDAVVARADTPVAPTAAAEVHTPAPVVMASSTAPEHERVQDIAVKPAASGVAEAPARKAPVVLAKAETPAFPAHMRESHVTETHMASESHRLTSESPKPQMLALSDATPAVTHKSHHTATTPASTDALALALGEKPEAATVHHSAHTVVADNSVTHHVATHETTDLSEVVHTTHHTVTHVASSDTARHTTSLSPVTVAAWRPAAAPRYVEARATYSGSLLGHSAIGGGLPPPMPVSN; encoded by the coding sequence ATGTTCAGGCCCTTCACTTTCTTCTGTGCGTTACTGGCCGGTTCGTCGGGAATGTACCTCTACACGAAGAAACATCAGACAACCGTTCTGGATCAGCAGATTTCAAAGATAGTCGGTGACACCCAGCATATCCGTCAGCAGACAGCCGTGCTGCAGACGCAGTGGGCGCTGCTCAACCAGCCTGACCGCCTGAACCACCTTGCCGCCCGCTTTGACTCCAGCCTCAAGCCGATGGAGCCGAAGCAGTTTGTCCGCATGACGGATCTGAAACAGCACCTGCCGCCTGCCGTGAGCGTTCATGATGCTGTCGTCGCCCGTGCCGACACGCCTGTTGCGCCGACCGCTGCTGCCGAGGTCCACACACCTGCGCCTGTCGTCATGGCATCCAGCACTGCACCGGAACATGAACGTGTTCAGGATATTGCTGTAAAGCCAGCCGCTTCCGGTGTTGCTGAAGCACCCGCCAGAAAAGCGCCGGTTGTTCTGGCAAAGGCTGAAACACCAGCTTTTCCGGCACACATGCGTGAGTCGCATGTGACGGAAACCCATATGGCAAGTGAATCGCACAGGCTGACAAGCGAAAGCCCGAAACCGCAGATGCTGGCCCTGTCGGACGCCACACCGGCTGTCACGCATAAAAGCCATCATACGGCCACGACGCCGGCATCGACCGATGCACTGGCTCTGGCCTTGGGCGAAAAACCTGAAGCGGCGACCGTTCATCACAGCGCCCACACTGTCGTGGCAGACAACAGCGTGACGCACCATGTCGCCACGCATGAGACAACAGACCTGAGTGAAGTCGTTCACACCACACATCACACAGTGACCCATGTGGCGAGCAGTGATACAGCGCGTCACACGACATCACTTTCACCGGTCACTGTTGCGGCATGGCGTCCGGCAGCGGCTCCGCGCTATGTGGAAGCCCGCGCAACCTATAGCGGCTCCCTACTTGGGCACTCGGCCATCGGAGGTG